A stretch of Oscillospiraceae bacterium DNA encodes these proteins:
- a CDS encoding metalloregulator ArsR/SmtB family transcription factor: MDNNYEHQAKVFKALCDENRLRILELLRGGEKCACVLIDKLDMGQSAISYHMKVLVESGIVESRQDGKWTHYQICEQGSGDALKLLQEITTPCADCSGSCSCKNAC, encoded by the coding sequence TTGGACAATAATTATGAACATCAGGCAAAGGTATTCAAAGCCCTGTGCGATGAAAACCGTCTGCGGATTCTGGAACTGCTGCGCGGCGGCGAAAAATGCGCCTGCGTGCTGATCGACAAACTCGATATGGGCCAATCGGCGATTTCGTACCATATGAAGGTTCTGGTCGAATCGGGCATTGTCGAGAGCCGTCAGGACGGCAAGTGGACACACTATCAAATCTGCGAGCAGGGCAGCGGAGATGCGCTGAAGCTGCTGCAAGAGATAACAACGCCCTGTGCGGATTGCTCCGGTTCATGCAGCTGTAAAAATGCCTGTTAA
- a CDS encoding molybdopterin-dependent oxidoreductase, with amino-acid sequence MKRYGIFILAFIILLNGCAAASSQNPDAISSATLISSQTSSIGETSSQAESASSESESEPESEQEPSSLPESSEASSAASVTSVDAVTSATLSRYRENEITDYQGTRLDPAIGPRDNSIKGVQYVDPESFVLTIDGLVDQTVELNIEQVRALTDYQRLVTLHCVEGWDATILWRGSLLADLIDLAGAKSTANTVIFEAVDGYTTSLSLDYVLSNQLILAYEANGLDLPPEMGYPFIVVAEAKRGYKWARWVNHITLSDDTEYRGYWESRGFSNKADIK; translated from the coding sequence ATGAAACGTTACGGGATTTTTATATTGGCTTTCATCATACTTTTAAACGGCTGCGCAGCCGCAAGTTCGCAAAACCCCGACGCGATCAGTTCGGCAACCTTGATTTCAAGCCAAACTTCATCGATCGGCGAAACGTCCTCGCAGGCGGAGAGCGCTTCATCCGAATCGGAGTCGGAACCCGAATCCGAGCAGGAACCGAGCAGCTTGCCCGAGAGCAGCGAGGCGTCTTCGGCGGCTTCCGTGACTTCGGTGGACGCGGTCACTTCCGCGACCCTGAGCCGATACCGCGAAAACGAGATCACCGATTATCAAGGCACACGTCTGGACCCCGCGATCGGGCCGAGAGATAATTCCATCAAAGGGGTGCAGTATGTCGACCCTGAGAGCTTTGTCCTGACCATCGACGGCTTGGTCGATCAAACCGTTGAACTGAATATCGAACAGGTGCGCGCATTGACGGATTATCAGCGGCTGGTGACGCTTCACTGTGTCGAGGGCTGGGACGCCACGATTTTATGGCGCGGCTCATTGCTCGCCGATCTGATCGATCTGGCGGGAGCAAAATCGACCGCAAATACGGTGATTTTCGAAGCGGTGGACGGCTATACCACTTCATTGTCGTTGGACTATGTGCTGTCCAATCAACTGATTTTGGCCTACGAAGCCAACGGACTGGATTTGCCGCCCGAGATGGGCTATCCGTTCATCGTGGTGGCCGAAGCCAAGCGGGGCTATAAGTGGGCGCGCTGGGTCAATCACATCACATTGTCCGACGATACGGAATATCGCGGGTATTGGGAGAGCCGCGGGTTTTCCAATAAGGCGGATATAAAATAA
- a CDS encoding ABC transporter ATP-binding protein — protein MKMKKKDENKRSFIENLRMILRGMKMTRTISGKPLAFSKFLSGLFDALIVFPNLYLSALILNELAGTRDTQTLIRLAIITVGVNAVLLLAKDAAQRWTNYLHSIFWEQMNSAYSGKLFDMDFCDVEDAEVHQLLSTIYQNRNWGAKGLSRMTGMFSQLTTGAVKIICSVALVITLFTLKVPESGDLAFMNSPWLLAAVFTVLAIAVMIPPMLSAKANDAFAKQAPKARMGNRLFFFYGGRGGLSSSERAMDVRIYQQDAFAADGRIYPAGYWSTTFRDVIKKMAGWQGTSNAVTYLMSGAVYAFVALKALGGAFGVGNVLMYVGAIASLTAGIGQFVNLWVELVGNNAFLADTFRFFDIPNKMYQGSLSVEKRDDFKYEIEFRDVSFKYPNTDVWALRHVNLKFRIGERLAIVGMNGSGKTTFIKLLCRLYDPTEGEIYLNDFNIRKYDYKEYMDIFSVVFQDFKLLAFPLGQNVAVAKNYDAAKAEKCLNEAGFSQRLSELEHGLDTPLYKDFDKDGVQISGGEAQKIALARALYKDAPFVILDEPTAALDPVAEYEVYSKFNTLVGDKTAVFISHRLSSCRFCDDIAVFDEGQLVQRGSHNELLADEKGKYSELWNAQAQYYK, from the coding sequence ATGAAAATGAAGAAAAAAGACGAAAATAAGCGCAGTTTTATCGAAAATCTCCGAATGATTCTGCGGGGGATGAAAATGACCCGCACAATCAGCGGAAAGCCGTTGGCGTTCAGCAAATTTCTGTCCGGCCTGTTCGACGCGCTGATTGTTTTTCCGAATCTCTACTTGTCGGCATTGATTTTAAACGAGTTGGCCGGAACGAGAGATACTCAAACATTGATCCGTTTGGCGATCATTACAGTTGGGGTAAACGCAGTTTTACTATTGGCAAAAGATGCCGCGCAGCGGTGGACAAACTACCTGCATTCGATTTTTTGGGAGCAAATGAACAGCGCTTATTCAGGTAAATTGTTTGACATGGATTTTTGTGATGTCGAAGATGCCGAGGTTCATCAGTTGCTTTCAACGATCTACCAAAACCGCAATTGGGGCGCTAAGGGGCTTTCGCGTATGACCGGTATGTTCAGTCAACTGACCACCGGCGCAGTCAAGATCATCTGTTCGGTCGCGCTCGTGATTACACTGTTCACGCTGAAGGTACCCGAGAGCGGCGATTTGGCGTTTATGAACTCACCGTGGCTGCTTGCGGCAGTATTTACTGTACTGGCAATTGCCGTAATGATACCGCCGATGCTTTCCGCAAAGGCCAACGACGCTTTTGCCAAACAAGCGCCTAAGGCCCGAATGGGCAATCGTTTATTTTTCTTTTACGGAGGAAGGGGAGGATTGAGCAGTTCGGAAAGGGCGATGGATGTCCGTATTTATCAGCAGGATGCATTTGCCGCCGACGGGCGTATTTATCCGGCCGGATATTGGAGCACAACCTTTCGGGATGTTATTAAAAAAATGGCCGGATGGCAAGGCACGAGTAATGCCGTCACCTATTTAATGAGCGGCGCGGTGTATGCGTTCGTCGCCTTAAAAGCCCTCGGTGGGGCGTTTGGCGTCGGCAATGTGCTGATGTATGTCGGAGCAATTGCAAGCTTAACCGCGGGTATCGGGCAGTTCGTCAATCTGTGGGTCGAACTGGTTGGTAACAACGCCTTTCTGGCCGATACCTTCAGGTTTTTTGATATTCCGAATAAGATGTATCAGGGATCACTGTCGGTTGAAAAGCGGGATGATTTCAAATATGAGATCGAATTCCGCGACGTCTCGTTCAAATATCCCAATACCGATGTCTGGGCGTTGCGGCATGTCAATTTGAAATTTCGCATCGGCGAACGTCTCGCCATCGTCGGCATGAACGGCAGCGGCAAAACCACCTTTATCAAGCTGCTTTGCAGACTCTATGACCCAACCGAGGGTGAAATTTATCTGAACGATTTCAATATCCGAAAATACGACTATAAAGAGTATATGGACATCTTCTCGGTCGTGTTTCAGGACTTCAAGCTGCTTGCGTTTCCGCTCGGTCAGAATGTCGCGGTGGCCAAGAACTACGACGCTGCAAAGGCCGAAAAATGCCTTAATGAAGCGGGATTCAGCCAGCGGCTCTCGGAGTTGGAACACGGGCTTGACACGCCGCTTTATAAGGATTTCGACAAAGACGGCGTGCAGATTTCGGGCGGCGAGGCGCAAAAAATCGCACTGGCTCGGGCGCTCTACAAGGATGCGCCGTTCGTCATTCTCGACGAACCGACCGCCGCGCTCGACCCGGTCGCCGAATACGAGGTTTATTCCAAGTTCAATACGTTGGTCGGCGATAAGACGGCGGTGTTCATCTCCCACCGGCTCTCATCCTGCCGCTTCTGCGATGATATCGCAGTATTCGACGAGGGTCAGTTGGTACAGCGCGGCAGTCATAACGAATTGCTGGCCGATGAAAAAGGGAAATACAGCGAACTCTGGAACGCGCAGGCACAGTATTATAAATAA